A single Musa acuminata AAA Group cultivar baxijiao chromosome BXJ2-1, Cavendish_Baxijiao_AAA, whole genome shotgun sequence DNA region contains:
- the LOC103990410 gene encoding probable serine/threonine-protein kinase WNK11, with protein MPCVKPDPADKDAEPFVEIDPTGRYGRYDDLLGAGAVKRVYRGFDQEEGIEVAWNQVRLRSFSDDRPMLDRLFAEVRLLKTLRHENIIALYNVWTDDDGSTLNFITEVCTSGNLRVYRKRHRHVSLKALKKWSRQILMGLEYLHTHDPCIIHRDLNCSNVFINGNIGQVKIGDLGLAAIVGKSHAAHSILGTPEFMAPELYEEEYTEQVDIYSFGMCVLEMVTLEIPYSECDSVAKIYRKVTAGVRPAAMAKVKDPEVRAFIERCLARPRARPSASELLTDPFFHGIDDDGSAPHPPLARPPSAATATDPRNRAPVPASPDAGGAAISRLRID; from the exons ATGCCGTGCGTGAAGCCAGATCCGGCGGATAAAGATGCGGAGCCATTCGTCGAGATCGATCCCACGgggcggtacgggcggtacgacgATCTCTTGGGCGCCGGCGCCGTGAAGCGGGTGTACCGGGGGTTCGACCAGGAGGAGGGGATCGAGGTGGCGTGGAACCAGGTCCGGCTGAGGAGCTTCAGCGACGACCGGCCGATGCTTGACCGGCTGTTCGCAGAGGTGCGGCTGCTGAAGACGCTGCGGCACGAGAACATCATCGCGCTCTACAACGTGTGGACGGACGACGATGGCAGCACGCTCAATTTCATCACCGAGGTCTGCACCTCCGGCAACCTCCGGGTGTACCGGAAGCGGCACCGCCACGTCTCGCTCAAGGCCCTGAAGAAGTGGTCTCGCCAGATACTGATGGGCCTCGAGTACCTCCACACCCACGATCCCTGCATCATCCACCGCGACCTCAACTGCTCCAACGTCTTCATCAATGGCAACATCGGCCAG GTAAAGATAGGGGATCTGGGGCTAGCAGCGATCGTGGGGAAGAGCCATGCAGCCCACTCGATACTGGGGACACCGGAGTTCATGGCACCGGAGCTATACGAGGAGGAGTACACAGAGCAGGTGGACATATACTCGTTCGGCATGTGCGTGCTGGAGATGGTGACGCTCGAGATCCCCTACAGCGAGTGCGACAGCGTGGCCAAGATCTACCGGAAGGTGACGGCCGGGGTGAGGCCTGCGGCCATGGCCAAGGTCAAGGACCCCGAGGTCAGGGCCTTCATCGAGCGCTGCCTCGCGAGGCCCCGGGCTCGGCCCTCCGCCTCCGAGCTCCTCACGGACCCCTTCTTTCACGGCATCGACGACGATGGCTCTGCACCCCATCCACCTCTGGCTCGGCCTCCTTCTGCGGCCACTGCCACCGATCCCCGCAACAGGGCGCCGGTTCCTGCCTCACCCGACGCCGGCGGTGCCGCAATCTCTCGCCTCCGGATTGACTGA